Proteins from a genomic interval of Equus quagga isolate Etosha38 chromosome 11, UCLA_HA_Equagga_1.0, whole genome shotgun sequence:
- the FLII gene encoding protein flightless-1 homolog isoform X2, whose product MEATGVLPFVRGVDLSGNDFKGGYFPENVKAMTSLRWLKLNRTGLCYLPEELAALQKLEHLSVSHNNLTTLHGELSSLPSLRAIVARANSLKNSGVPDDIFKLDDLSVLDLSHNQLTECPRELENAKNMLVLNLSHNSIDTIPNQLFINLTDLLYLDLSENRLESLPPQMRRLVHLQTLVLNGNPLLHAQLRQLPALTALQTLHLRNTQRTPGNLPTSLEGLSNLTDVDLSCNDLPRVPECLYTLPSLRRLNLSSNQITELSLCIDQWLHVETLNLSRNQLTSLPSAICKLTKLKKLYLNSNKLDFDGLPSGIGKLASLEEFMAANNNLELIPESLCRCTKLRKLVLNKNRLVTLPEAIHFLTEIEVLDVRENPSLVMPPKPADRAAEWYNIDFSLQNQLRLAGASPATVAAAAAGSGPKDPLARKMRLRRRKDSAQDDQAKQVLKGMSDVAQEKNKKQEENTDARAPGGKVRRWDQGLEKPRLDYSEFFTEDVGQLPGLTIWQIENFVPVLVEEAFHGKFYEADCYIVLKTFLDDSGSLNWEIYYWIGGEATLDKKACSAIHAVNLRNYLGAECRTVREEMGDESEEFLQVFDNDISYIEGGTASGFYTVEDTHYVTRMYRVYGKKNVKLEPVPLKGASLDPRFVFLLDQGLDIYVWRGAQATLSSTTKARLFAEKINKNERKGKAEITLMVQGQEPPEFWEALGGEPSEIKKHVPDDFWPPQPKLYKVGLGLGYLELPQINYKLSVEHKTRPKVELMPRMRLLQSLLDTRCVYILDCWSDVFIWLGRKSPRLVRAAALKLGQELCGMLHRPRHAVVSRSLEGTEAQVFKAKFKNWDDVLTVDYTRNAEAVLQGPGLAGKVKRDAEKKDQMKADLTALFLPRQPPMALAEAEQLMEEWNEDLDGMEGFVLEGKKFARLPEEEFGHFHTQDCYVFLCRYWVPVEYEEEEKKEEKAAGAEGREDEEAAAEAEEKQPEEDFQCVVYFWQGREASNMGWLTFTFSLQKKFESLFPGKLEVVRMTQQQENPKFLSHFKRKFIIHRGKRKAAQGALQPSLYQIRTNGSALCTRCIQINTDSSLLNSEFCFILKVPFESEDNQGIVYAWVGRASDPDEAKLAEDILNTMFDASYSKQVINEGEEPENFFWVGIGAQKPYDDDAEYMKHTRLFRCSNEKGYFAVTEKCSDFCQDDLADDDIMLLDNGQEVYMWVGTQTSQVEIKLSLKACQVYIQHMRSKEHERPRRLRLVRKGNEQHAFTRCFHAWGAFRQAPA is encoded by the exons ATGGAGGCTACCGGGGTGCTGCCGTTCGTGCGCGGCGTGGACCTCAGCGGCAACGACTTCAAG GGTGGCTACTTCCCTGAGAATGTCAAGGCCATGACCAGTCTGCGATGGCTGAAGCTGAACCGCACCGGCCTCTGCTACCTGCCCGAGGAGTTGGCTGCCCTTCAGAAGCTG GAGCACTTGTCTGTGAGCCACAACAACCTGACCACACTTCACGGGGAGCTGTCCAGCCTGCCGTCACTGCGG GCCATCGTGGCTCGAGCCAACAGCCTGAAGAATTCCGGAGTGCCTGATGACATCTTCAAGCTGGATGACCTCTCAGTCCTG GACTTGAGCCACAACCAGCTGACAGAGTGCCCGAGGGAGCTGGAGAACGCCAAGAACATGCTGGTGCTAAATCTCAGCCATAACAG CATCGACACCATCCCCAACCAGCTCTTCATCAACCTCACCGACCTGCTGTACCTGGACCTCAGCGAGAACCGCCTGGAGAGCCTGCCCCCGCAGATGCGCCGTCTGGTGCACCTGCAGACGCTCGTGCTCAATGGGAACCCACTGCTGCACGCACAGCTCCG GCAGCTCCCGGCTCTGACGGCCCTGCAGACCCTGCACCTGCGGAACACGCAGCGCACCCCGGGCAACCTCCCCACCAGCCTGGAGGGCCTGAGCAACCTCACAG ATGTGGACCTGTCCTGCAATGACCTGCCTCGGGTGCCCGAGTGCCTGTACACCCTCCCCAGCCTGCGCCGCCTCAACCTCAGCAGCAACCAGATCACGGAGCTGTCCCTGTGCATCGACCAGTGGCTGCACGTGGAGACCCTGAACCTGTCCCGCAACCAGCTCACATCACTGCCC TCAGCCATTTGCAAGCTGACCAAGCTGAAGAAGCTGTACCTGAACTCCAACAAGCTGGACTTTGACGGGCTGCCCTCGGGCATCGGCAAGCTGGCCAGCCTGGAGGAGTTCATGGCTGCCAACAACAACCTGGAACTGATCCCTGAAAGCCTGTGCAG GTGCACGAAGCTGAGGAAGCTCGTCCTGAACAAGAACCGCCTGGTGACCCTCCCAGAGGCCATCCACTTCCTGACTGAGATCGAG GTTCTGGACGTGCGCGAGAACCCCAGCCTGGTCATGCCTCCCAAGCCCGCTGACCGTGCCGCCGAGTGGTACAACATCGACTTCTCGCTGCAGAACCAGCTACGGCTGGCGGGTGCCTCCCCTGCCACAGTGGCAGCGGCAGCAGCTG GGAGTGGGCCCAAGGACCCCCTGGCTCGAAAGATGCGGCTACGGAGGCGCAAGGATTCAGCCCAGGATGACCAGGCCAAGCAGGTGTTGAAGGGCATGTCAGATGTGGcccaggaaaagaacaaaaagcaggAG GAGAACACTGATGCCCGAGCCCCCGGGGGCAAGGTGCGGCGCTGGGACCAGGGCCTGGAGAAGCCTCGCCTCGACTACTCCGAGTTCTTCACGGAGGACGTGGGCCAGCTGCCTGGCCTGACCATCTGGCAGATTGAGAACTTTGTGCCTGTGCTGGTGGAGGAAGCCTTCCACGGCAAGTTCTACGAGGCCGACTGCTACATCGTGCTCAAG ACCTTTCTAGATGACAGCGGCTCTCTGAACTGGGAGATCTACTACTGGATCGGCGGGGAGGCCACACTCGACAAGAAGGCTTGCTCTGCCATCCACGCCGTGAACCTGCGCAACTACCTGGGTGCCGAGTGCCGCACCGTGCGGGAGGAGATGGGCGATGAGAGCGAGGAGTTCCTGCAG GTGTTCGACAACGACATCTCCTACATCGAGGGCGGAACAGCCAGTGGCTTCTACACTGTGGAGGACACACACTATGTCACCAG GATGTACCGGGTGTATGGGAAAAAGAACGTCAAGCTGGAGCCCGTGCCACTCAAGGGGGCCTCCCTGGACCCGAG GTTTGTTTTCCTGCTGGACCAAGGGCTGGACATCTACGTGTGGCGGGGGGCCCAGGCCACGCTGAGTAGCACTACCAAGGCCAG GCTCTTTGCAGAGAAGATTAACAAGAATGAGCGGAAAGGGAAGGCAGAGATCACACTGATGGTGCAGGGCCAGGAGCCCCCAGAGTTCTGGGAGGCACTGGGTGGAGAGCCCTCTGAGATCAAGAAGCACGTGCCTGATGACTTCTGGCCGCCCCAGCCCAAGCTCTATAAG GTGGGCCTGGGCTTGGGCTACCTGGAGCTGCCGCAGATCAACTACAAGCTGTCTGTGGAACATAAGACGCGGCCCAAGGTGGAACTGATGCCCAGGATGCGGCTG CTGCAGAGCCTGCTGGACACGCGCTGCGTGTACATCCTGGACTGTTGGTCCGACGTGTTCATCTGGCTCGGCCGCAAGTCCCCGCGCCTGGTGCGTGCTGCCGCTCTCAAGCTGGGCCAGGAGCTGTGCGGGATGCTGCACCGGCCGCGCCACGCCGTGGTCAGCCGCAGCCTCGAGGGCACCGAGGCGCAG GTGTTCAAGGCCAAGTTCAAGAACTGGGATGACGTGTTGACGGTGGACTACACGCGCAACGCGGAGGCCGTGCTGCAGGGCCCGGGACTCGCCGGGAAGGTGAAGCGCGACGCCGAAAAGAAAGACCAGATGAAGGCCGACCTCACGGCGCTCTTCCTGCCGCGGCAGCCGCCCATGGCGCTGGCCGAG GCCGAGCAGCTGATGGAGGAGTGGAACGAGGACCTGGACGGCATGGAGGGCTTCGTGCTCGAGGGCAAGAAGTTCGCGCGGCTGCCCGAGGAGGAGTTCGGCCACTTCCACACGCAGGACTGCTACGTCTTCCTGTGCAG GTATTGGGTCCCCGTGGAGTacgaggaggaggagaagaaggaagagaaggcgGCTGGGGCCGAGGGCAGAGAAGACGAGGAGGCGGCGGCCGAGGCGGAGGAGAAGCAGCCGGAGGAGGACTTCCAGTGCGTCGTGTACTTCTGGCAGGGCCGCGAAGCCTCCAACATGGGCTGGCTCACCTTCACCTTCAGCCTGCAGAAGAAGTTCGAGAGCCTCTTCCCGGGCAAGCTGGAG GTGGTACGCATGACCCAGCAGCAGGAGAACCCCAAGTTCCTGTCCCATTTCAAGAGGAAGTTCATCATCCACCGGGGCAAGAGGAAGGCAGCCCAGGGTGCCCTGCAACCCAGCCTCTACCAGATTCGCACCAACGGCAGTGCCCTCTGCACCCG GTGCATTCAGATCAACACTGACTCCAGCCTTCTCAACTCCGAGTTCTGCTTCATCCTCAAG GTTCCCTTTGAGAGCGAGGACAACCAGGGCATCGTGTACGCGTGGGTGGGCCGGGCCTCGGATCCCGACGAGGCCAAGCTGGCCGAGGATATCCTGAACACCATGTTTGACGCCTCCTACAGCAAGCAG GTCATCAACGAAGGAGAGGAGCCTGAGAACTTTTTCTGGGTGGGCATCGGGGCACAGAAGCCTTATGACGATGACGCAGAATACATGAAGCACACCCGGCTCTTCCG GTGCTCCAACGAGAAGGGCTACTTTGCAGTGACTGAGAAATGCTCTGACTTTTGCCAAGATGACCTGGCAGACGATGACATCATGTTGTTAGACAATGGCCAAGAG GTCTACATGTGGGTGGGGACCCAGACAAGCCAAGTGGAGATCAaactgagtctgaaggcctgccAG GTGTACATCCAGCACATGCGCTCCAAAGAGCACGAGCGTCCCCGCCGCCTGCGCCTGGTCCGCAAGGGCAACGAGCAGCACGCCTTCACCCGCTGCTTCCATGCCTGGGGCGCCTTCCGCCAGGCCCCGGCCTAG
- the FLII gene encoding protein flightless-1 homolog isoform X1, producing MEATGVLPFVRGVDLSGNDFKGGYFPENVKAMTSLRWLKLNRTGLCYLPEELAALQKLEHLSVSHNNLTTLHGELSSLPSLRAIVARANSLKNSGVPDDIFKLDDLSVLDLSHNQLTECPRELENAKNMLVLNLSHNSIDTIPNQLFINLTDLLYLDLSENRLESLPPQMRRLVHLQTLVLNGNPLLHAQLRQLPALTALQTLHLRNTQRTPGNLPTSLEGLSNLTDVDLSCNDLPRVPECLYTLPSLRRLNLSSNQITELSLCIDQWLHVETLNLSRNQLTSLPSAICKLTKLKKLYLNSNKLDFDGLPSGIGKLASLEEFMAANNNLELIPESLCRCTKLRKLVLNKNRLVTLPEAIHFLTEIEVLDVRENPSLVMPPKPADRAAEWYNIDFSLQNQLRLAGASPATVAAAAAAGSGPKDPLARKMRLRRRKDSAQDDQAKQVLKGMSDVAQEKNKKQEENTDARAPGGKVRRWDQGLEKPRLDYSEFFTEDVGQLPGLTIWQIENFVPVLVEEAFHGKFYEADCYIVLKTFLDDSGSLNWEIYYWIGGEATLDKKACSAIHAVNLRNYLGAECRTVREEMGDESEEFLQVFDNDISYIEGGTASGFYTVEDTHYVTRMYRVYGKKNVKLEPVPLKGASLDPRFVFLLDQGLDIYVWRGAQATLSSTTKARLFAEKINKNERKGKAEITLMVQGQEPPEFWEALGGEPSEIKKHVPDDFWPPQPKLYKVGLGLGYLELPQINYKLSVEHKTRPKVELMPRMRLLQSLLDTRCVYILDCWSDVFIWLGRKSPRLVRAAALKLGQELCGMLHRPRHAVVSRSLEGTEAQVFKAKFKNWDDVLTVDYTRNAEAVLQGPGLAGKVKRDAEKKDQMKADLTALFLPRQPPMALAEAEQLMEEWNEDLDGMEGFVLEGKKFARLPEEEFGHFHTQDCYVFLCRYWVPVEYEEEEKKEEKAAGAEGREDEEAAAEAEEKQPEEDFQCVVYFWQGREASNMGWLTFTFSLQKKFESLFPGKLEVVRMTQQQENPKFLSHFKRKFIIHRGKRKAAQGALQPSLYQIRTNGSALCTRCIQINTDSSLLNSEFCFILKVPFESEDNQGIVYAWVGRASDPDEAKLAEDILNTMFDASYSKQVINEGEEPENFFWVGIGAQKPYDDDAEYMKHTRLFRCSNEKGYFAVTEKCSDFCQDDLADDDIMLLDNGQEVYMWVGTQTSQVEIKLSLKACQVYIQHMRSKEHERPRRLRLVRKGNEQHAFTRCFHAWGAFRQAPA from the exons ATGGAGGCTACCGGGGTGCTGCCGTTCGTGCGCGGCGTGGACCTCAGCGGCAACGACTTCAAG GGTGGCTACTTCCCTGAGAATGTCAAGGCCATGACCAGTCTGCGATGGCTGAAGCTGAACCGCACCGGCCTCTGCTACCTGCCCGAGGAGTTGGCTGCCCTTCAGAAGCTG GAGCACTTGTCTGTGAGCCACAACAACCTGACCACACTTCACGGGGAGCTGTCCAGCCTGCCGTCACTGCGG GCCATCGTGGCTCGAGCCAACAGCCTGAAGAATTCCGGAGTGCCTGATGACATCTTCAAGCTGGATGACCTCTCAGTCCTG GACTTGAGCCACAACCAGCTGACAGAGTGCCCGAGGGAGCTGGAGAACGCCAAGAACATGCTGGTGCTAAATCTCAGCCATAACAG CATCGACACCATCCCCAACCAGCTCTTCATCAACCTCACCGACCTGCTGTACCTGGACCTCAGCGAGAACCGCCTGGAGAGCCTGCCCCCGCAGATGCGCCGTCTGGTGCACCTGCAGACGCTCGTGCTCAATGGGAACCCACTGCTGCACGCACAGCTCCG GCAGCTCCCGGCTCTGACGGCCCTGCAGACCCTGCACCTGCGGAACACGCAGCGCACCCCGGGCAACCTCCCCACCAGCCTGGAGGGCCTGAGCAACCTCACAG ATGTGGACCTGTCCTGCAATGACCTGCCTCGGGTGCCCGAGTGCCTGTACACCCTCCCCAGCCTGCGCCGCCTCAACCTCAGCAGCAACCAGATCACGGAGCTGTCCCTGTGCATCGACCAGTGGCTGCACGTGGAGACCCTGAACCTGTCCCGCAACCAGCTCACATCACTGCCC TCAGCCATTTGCAAGCTGACCAAGCTGAAGAAGCTGTACCTGAACTCCAACAAGCTGGACTTTGACGGGCTGCCCTCGGGCATCGGCAAGCTGGCCAGCCTGGAGGAGTTCATGGCTGCCAACAACAACCTGGAACTGATCCCTGAAAGCCTGTGCAG GTGCACGAAGCTGAGGAAGCTCGTCCTGAACAAGAACCGCCTGGTGACCCTCCCAGAGGCCATCCACTTCCTGACTGAGATCGAG GTTCTGGACGTGCGCGAGAACCCCAGCCTGGTCATGCCTCCCAAGCCCGCTGACCGTGCCGCCGAGTGGTACAACATCGACTTCTCGCTGCAGAACCAGCTACGGCTGGCGGGTGCCTCCCCTGCCACAGTGGCAGCGGCAGCAGCTG CAGGGAGTGGGCCCAAGGACCCCCTGGCTCGAAAGATGCGGCTACGGAGGCGCAAGGATTCAGCCCAGGATGACCAGGCCAAGCAGGTGTTGAAGGGCATGTCAGATGTGGcccaggaaaagaacaaaaagcaggAG GAGAACACTGATGCCCGAGCCCCCGGGGGCAAGGTGCGGCGCTGGGACCAGGGCCTGGAGAAGCCTCGCCTCGACTACTCCGAGTTCTTCACGGAGGACGTGGGCCAGCTGCCTGGCCTGACCATCTGGCAGATTGAGAACTTTGTGCCTGTGCTGGTGGAGGAAGCCTTCCACGGCAAGTTCTACGAGGCCGACTGCTACATCGTGCTCAAG ACCTTTCTAGATGACAGCGGCTCTCTGAACTGGGAGATCTACTACTGGATCGGCGGGGAGGCCACACTCGACAAGAAGGCTTGCTCTGCCATCCACGCCGTGAACCTGCGCAACTACCTGGGTGCCGAGTGCCGCACCGTGCGGGAGGAGATGGGCGATGAGAGCGAGGAGTTCCTGCAG GTGTTCGACAACGACATCTCCTACATCGAGGGCGGAACAGCCAGTGGCTTCTACACTGTGGAGGACACACACTATGTCACCAG GATGTACCGGGTGTATGGGAAAAAGAACGTCAAGCTGGAGCCCGTGCCACTCAAGGGGGCCTCCCTGGACCCGAG GTTTGTTTTCCTGCTGGACCAAGGGCTGGACATCTACGTGTGGCGGGGGGCCCAGGCCACGCTGAGTAGCACTACCAAGGCCAG GCTCTTTGCAGAGAAGATTAACAAGAATGAGCGGAAAGGGAAGGCAGAGATCACACTGATGGTGCAGGGCCAGGAGCCCCCAGAGTTCTGGGAGGCACTGGGTGGAGAGCCCTCTGAGATCAAGAAGCACGTGCCTGATGACTTCTGGCCGCCCCAGCCCAAGCTCTATAAG GTGGGCCTGGGCTTGGGCTACCTGGAGCTGCCGCAGATCAACTACAAGCTGTCTGTGGAACATAAGACGCGGCCCAAGGTGGAACTGATGCCCAGGATGCGGCTG CTGCAGAGCCTGCTGGACACGCGCTGCGTGTACATCCTGGACTGTTGGTCCGACGTGTTCATCTGGCTCGGCCGCAAGTCCCCGCGCCTGGTGCGTGCTGCCGCTCTCAAGCTGGGCCAGGAGCTGTGCGGGATGCTGCACCGGCCGCGCCACGCCGTGGTCAGCCGCAGCCTCGAGGGCACCGAGGCGCAG GTGTTCAAGGCCAAGTTCAAGAACTGGGATGACGTGTTGACGGTGGACTACACGCGCAACGCGGAGGCCGTGCTGCAGGGCCCGGGACTCGCCGGGAAGGTGAAGCGCGACGCCGAAAAGAAAGACCAGATGAAGGCCGACCTCACGGCGCTCTTCCTGCCGCGGCAGCCGCCCATGGCGCTGGCCGAG GCCGAGCAGCTGATGGAGGAGTGGAACGAGGACCTGGACGGCATGGAGGGCTTCGTGCTCGAGGGCAAGAAGTTCGCGCGGCTGCCCGAGGAGGAGTTCGGCCACTTCCACACGCAGGACTGCTACGTCTTCCTGTGCAG GTATTGGGTCCCCGTGGAGTacgaggaggaggagaagaaggaagagaaggcgGCTGGGGCCGAGGGCAGAGAAGACGAGGAGGCGGCGGCCGAGGCGGAGGAGAAGCAGCCGGAGGAGGACTTCCAGTGCGTCGTGTACTTCTGGCAGGGCCGCGAAGCCTCCAACATGGGCTGGCTCACCTTCACCTTCAGCCTGCAGAAGAAGTTCGAGAGCCTCTTCCCGGGCAAGCTGGAG GTGGTACGCATGACCCAGCAGCAGGAGAACCCCAAGTTCCTGTCCCATTTCAAGAGGAAGTTCATCATCCACCGGGGCAAGAGGAAGGCAGCCCAGGGTGCCCTGCAACCCAGCCTCTACCAGATTCGCACCAACGGCAGTGCCCTCTGCACCCG GTGCATTCAGATCAACACTGACTCCAGCCTTCTCAACTCCGAGTTCTGCTTCATCCTCAAG GTTCCCTTTGAGAGCGAGGACAACCAGGGCATCGTGTACGCGTGGGTGGGCCGGGCCTCGGATCCCGACGAGGCCAAGCTGGCCGAGGATATCCTGAACACCATGTTTGACGCCTCCTACAGCAAGCAG GTCATCAACGAAGGAGAGGAGCCTGAGAACTTTTTCTGGGTGGGCATCGGGGCACAGAAGCCTTATGACGATGACGCAGAATACATGAAGCACACCCGGCTCTTCCG GTGCTCCAACGAGAAGGGCTACTTTGCAGTGACTGAGAAATGCTCTGACTTTTGCCAAGATGACCTGGCAGACGATGACATCATGTTGTTAGACAATGGCCAAGAG GTCTACATGTGGGTGGGGACCCAGACAAGCCAAGTGGAGATCAaactgagtctgaaggcctgccAG GTGTACATCCAGCACATGCGCTCCAAAGAGCACGAGCGTCCCCGCCGCCTGCGCCTGGTCCGCAAGGGCAACGAGCAGCACGCCTTCACCCGCTGCTTCCATGCCTGGGGCGCCTTCCGCCAGGCCCCGGCCTAG
- the MIEF2 gene encoding mitochondrial dynamics protein MID49, which yields MAEFSQKRGKRRDDEVLGSAVDFLLANARLVLGVGGAAVLGIATLAVKRLIDRATSPRDEDEAKGDTTCLEDSWKELSLLKATPCLQPRPPPAALSQPLSPLPPSPSAPEGPADDHPQMSPPCSSPAPLCLTFQEKLLAFERDHVTIPVVHVALAKQLAGDIALELQAYLRNKFPELPFGALVPSGPLYDGLQAGLADRVRLLVPLVLEPGLWSLVPGVDTVARDPRCWAVHRTQLEFRSRGSSPWDRFLVGGYLSSRALLELLRKALATSVNWPAIGSLLGCLIRPSVASEELLLEVQHEHLELNVAVLLAVTGTDAEDRLLLAWPLEGLAGNLWLQDLYPAEAARLRALDDHDTGTRRRLLLLLCGVCHSHPALSRLGRRHLTQVVLRLGEEEVDWAEAALGERFLQALELLISGLERASLPCHFNPGVNLFSSLREEEIDDIGYALYSGLQAPEWLL from the exons ATGGCAGAGTTCTCCCAGAAACGGGGGAAGCGGCGTGACGATGAGGTGCTGGGCAGTGCTGTGGACTTCCTCCTGGCCAATGCCCGTCTGGTGCTGGGTGTGGGCGGAGCTGCCGTGTTGGGCATTGCCACCCTCGCTGTGAAGCGG CTCATTGACAGGGCCACCAGCCCACGGGACGAGGATGAAGCCAAGGGGGACACCACATGCCTGGAGGATAGCTGGAAGGAACTGAGCCTGCTCAAGGCCACACCATGCCTACAGCCCCGGCCCCCACCTGCTGCCCTCAGTCAGCCCCTGTcacccctgcccccctccccctccgcccCAG AGGGGCCTGCAGATGACCAtcctcagatgtcacctccttgTAGTTCCCCAGCACCGTTGTGCCTCACGTTCCAGGAGAAGCTGCTGGCATTTGAGCGGGACCATGTGACTATCCCAGTGGTCCATGTGGCTCTGGCCAAACAGCTGGCCGGTGACATTGCCCTTGAGCTGCAGGCCTACTTGCGGAACAAGTTCCCAGAACTGCCTTTCGGGGCGCTTGTGCCCAGCGGGCCCCTCTACGACGGGCTGCAGGCGGGGCTTGCTGACCGCGTGCGTCTCCTGGTTCCCCTGGTGCTGGAGCCGGGCCTGTGGAGCCTGGTACCTGGTGTGGACACTGTGGCCAGAGACCCTCGCTGCTGGGCCGTGCACAGGACTCAGCTTGAGTTCCGCTCCCGAGGGAGCAGCCCCTGGGACCGCTTCCTGGTGGGTGGCTACCTCTCTTCCCGTGCCCTGCTGGAGCTGCTCCGCAAGGCCCTGGCCACCTCTGTCAACTGGCCAGCTATTGGCAGCCTTCTTGGGTGCCTGATCCGGCCCAGCGTGGCCTCAGAGGAGCTGCTGCTTGAGGTGCAGCACGAGCACCTGGAGCTCAATGTTGCGGTGCTCTTGGCGGTCACTGGCACCGACGCCGAAGACCGCCTCCTTCTGGCCTGGCccctggaggggctggctgggaACCTCTGGCTGCAGGACTTGTACCCAGCAGAGGCCGCCAGGCTGCGGGCTCTGGATGACCATGATACGGGGACCCGCCGgcgcctgctgctgctgctgtgtgggGTCTGCCACAGCCACCCGGCCCTGAGCCGGCTGGGCCGGCGCCACCTGACCCAGGTGGTTCTGCGCCTTGGGGAGGAAGAGGTGGACTGGGCCGAGGCGGCCTTGGGGGAGCGCTTCCTGCAGGCCCTGGAGTTGCTCATCAGCGGCCTAGAGCGGGCCAGCCTGCCCTGCCACTTCAACCCGGGCGTGAACCTCTTCAGCAGCCTGCGCGAGGAGGAGATTGATGACATTGGCTACGCACTGTACAGCGGTCTGCAGGCCCCTGAGTGGCTGCTCTag